Proteins from a single region of Syngnathus scovelli strain Florida chromosome 7, RoL_Ssco_1.2, whole genome shotgun sequence:
- the aadac gene encoding arylacetamide deacetylase isoform X2: protein MGVMYVITLLENIAPVSDEHVNVTVEAFDGVEVLLYQPKRQSGEMELRRALIYLHGGGWCLGSSHMGPYDFLARKVATELNAVILSVEYRLAPPHHFPVPYEDVYRVVKHFLQIDVLARYSVDPDRIAVSGDSAGGNLAAAVSQQLLKEPTQKVQFKAQALIYPVLQALDLNTPSYQQNQDMPILPRTLMVRFWSEYFTSDRAFFRAMMANAHNNPESSSLLKFVNWSAFLPETYHGKYNYSAPEVAQGEAGLSFESLSDPRASPLLVPDAALRGLPKAYIMTCEYDVLRDDGIMYATRLRAAGVEVTHEHYDSGFHGAIMFTVWPTDFRIGHRMTDNYIKWLKENL from the exons ATGGGAGTAATGTACGTCATCACCCTGCTTGAAAACATCGCACCGGTTTCCGACGAACACGTCAACGTGACAGTGGAGGCGTTCGACGGGGTGGAGGTGCTGCTTTACCAACCCAAGCGGCAAAGTGGCGAGATGGAGCTCAGGAGGGCTCTCATCTACCTGCACGGCGGAGGATGGTGTCTGGGGAGCTCAC ATATGGGTCCTTACGATTTCCTGGCCAGAAAAGTGGCTACTGAGCTAAACGCTGTCATTCTCTCCGTCGA GTACCGCCTTGCCCCTCCTCACCATTTCCCTGTTCCGTACGAGGACGTATATCGTGTTGTCAAGCACTTTCTCCAGATAGACGTGCTCGCCCGGTATTCTGTAGACCCGGACCGAATTGCGGTGTCCGGTGACAGCGCCGGGGGGAACCTGGCAGCCGCTGTGTCCCAACAG TTACTTAAGGAGCCAACACAAAAGGTTCAGTTCAAAGCCCAAGCCCTCATCTACCCTGTGCTCCAGGCACTGGACCTGAACACGCCATCTTATCAGCAGAATCAAGACATGCCCATTTTACCACGTACCCTCATGGTACGCTTCTGGAGCGAGTATTTCACCAGCGACAGGGCATTTTTCAGAGCCATGATGGCCAACGCCCACAACAACCCGGAGTCGTCCAGTCTGTTGAAGTTCGTCAACTGGAGCGCCTTCCTGCCTGAAACGTATCACGGGAAATACAATTACAGCGCCCCTGAAGTAGCGCAGGGAGAGGCGGGGCTATCGTTTGAATCTTTATCCGACCCGAGGGCGTCCCCGTTGCTGGTTCCGGACGCGGCCTTGCGCGGTCTACCCAAAGCCTACATCATGACATGCGAGTACGACGTCCTGAGAGATGACGGGATTATGTACGCCACGCGACTGCGCGCCGCCGGCGTGGAAGTGACGCACGAACACTACGACTCGGGATTTCACGGAGCCATTATGTTCACCGTGTGGCCGACGGACTTCCGCATCGGTCACCGCATGACGGACAACTACATCAAATGGCTCAAGGAAAACTTGTAA
- the aadac gene encoding arylacetamide deacetylase isoform X1: MRLGSIFLVVALCSFSAYYIYEPIPENIDERWKLMLTDTFFRSLSHLADFSEIIGLKDYMGVMYVITLLENIAPVSDEHVNVTVEAFDGVEVLLYQPKRQSGEMELRRALIYLHGGGWCLGSSHMGPYDFLARKVATELNAVILSVEYRLAPPHHFPVPYEDVYRVVKHFLQIDVLARYSVDPDRIAVSGDSAGGNLAAAVSQQLLKEPTQKVQFKAQALIYPVLQALDLNTPSYQQNQDMPILPRTLMVRFWSEYFTSDRAFFRAMMANAHNNPESSSLLKFVNWSAFLPETYHGKYNYSAPEVAQGEAGLSFESLSDPRASPLLVPDAALRGLPKAYIMTCEYDVLRDDGIMYATRLRAAGVEVTHEHYDSGFHGAIMFTVWPTDFRIGHRMTDNYIKWLKENL; encoded by the exons ATGAGGCTGGGAAGCATCTTTTTAGTCGTGGCTCTTTGCTCCTTTAGCGCTTATTATATTTACGAGCCCATTCCTGAAAATATAGACGAGAGATGGAAACTCATGCTGACCGACACTTTCTTCAGAAGTCTCAGCCACCTG GCAGATTTCAGTGAAATAATAGGTCTGAAGGACTACATGGGAGTAATGTACGTCATCACCCTGCTTGAAAACATCGCACCGGTTTCCGACGAACACGTCAACGTGACAGTGGAGGCGTTCGACGGGGTGGAGGTGCTGCTTTACCAACCCAAGCGGCAAAGTGGCGAGATGGAGCTCAGGAGGGCTCTCATCTACCTGCACGGCGGAGGATGGTGTCTGGGGAGCTCAC ATATGGGTCCTTACGATTTCCTGGCCAGAAAAGTGGCTACTGAGCTAAACGCTGTCATTCTCTCCGTCGA GTACCGCCTTGCCCCTCCTCACCATTTCCCTGTTCCGTACGAGGACGTATATCGTGTTGTCAAGCACTTTCTCCAGATAGACGTGCTCGCCCGGTATTCTGTAGACCCGGACCGAATTGCGGTGTCCGGTGACAGCGCCGGGGGGAACCTGGCAGCCGCTGTGTCCCAACAG TTACTTAAGGAGCCAACACAAAAGGTTCAGTTCAAAGCCCAAGCCCTCATCTACCCTGTGCTCCAGGCACTGGACCTGAACACGCCATCTTATCAGCAGAATCAAGACATGCCCATTTTACCACGTACCCTCATGGTACGCTTCTGGAGCGAGTATTTCACCAGCGACAGGGCATTTTTCAGAGCCATGATGGCCAACGCCCACAACAACCCGGAGTCGTCCAGTCTGTTGAAGTTCGTCAACTGGAGCGCCTTCCTGCCTGAAACGTATCACGGGAAATACAATTACAGCGCCCCTGAAGTAGCGCAGGGAGAGGCGGGGCTATCGTTTGAATCTTTATCCGACCCGAGGGCGTCCCCGTTGCTGGTTCCGGACGCGGCCTTGCGCGGTCTACCCAAAGCCTACATCATGACATGCGAGTACGACGTCCTGAGAGATGACGGGATTATGTACGCCACGCGACTGCGCGCCGCCGGCGTGGAAGTGACGCACGAACACTACGACTCGGGATTTCACGGAGCCATTATGTTCACCGTGTGGCCGACGGACTTCCGCATCGGTCACCGCATGACGGACAACTACATCAAATGGCTCAAGGAAAACTTGTAA